In one window of Aulosira sp. FACHB-615 DNA:
- a CDS encoding helix-turn-helix transcriptional regulator, with protein MKDLRLRVGKRAEEIAVELGVAVSTVRNWDQLKTVPRMTPSGLQKLMKVYQCTFDELVQAEQESENASL; from the coding sequence ATGAAAGATCTAAGGCTAAGAGTAGGCAAAAGAGCAGAAGAAATAGCCGTAGAGCTTGGCGTTGCCGTCTCTACGGTTCGTAATTGGGATCAATTGAAAACAGTCCCCAGGATGACTCCTTCGGGGCTGCAAAAACTTATGAAGGTTTACCAGTGTACCTTTGATGAGTTAGTACAGGCAGAACAGGAGTCAGAAAATGCTTCACTTTAA